AGCACGGCAACGATGCTCCCGCTCGTCCTTTCGGAGGGGGTCGACCGCGGGCGTATCTCGCTGGAACGGGCCGTCGAGGTGACCTCGACGAACACGGCGAAGGCGTTCGATCTCTACCCGAAGAAAGGCACCGTCCGCGTCGGCAGCGACGCCGACCTCGTGGTCGTCGACCTCAAGGAGACGAAGACGGTCACACCCGAATTACTGAAGAGTGCCGCCGACTACTCGCCGTACGACGGCCGCGAGGTGACGGGATGGCCGACTCATACCGTTGTGAAGGGCCAGGTGGCCTACGAACGTGGCGAGGTCGTCGGCGACCCCGGCCACGGCACGCACATTGACCGCCCCATCTGACGATCGATCACGATAACGAGACATCAACGACCACGACATCAATCATGTACGCCACGACACACACGCGACCGATCGACCGCGAGGCCCGTCTCCTGGGCCGCTACCGACTGCCGGAGGCCACATGAACGGCCTCGAGACGACGATGGACGACGAGTCGGCGGGCCCACTCACGGGCCTGACGGTCGTCGAGGCGGGGACGATGATATCGGCCGGGACCGCCGGCCGGTTTCTCGCCGACTTCGGGGCTACGGTCATCAAGGTCGAACACCCCGAAACGGGCGACCACCTGCGCCAGTTCGGTCCACAGAAGGAGGGGACCGGTCTCTGGTGGAAGTACCTCGGGCGGAACAAGCAATCGGTCACACTGAACCTCGGCATCGAGGACGGCCAGGTCGTCTTTGAGGACCTCGTCTCGGAGGCCGACGTGCTCATCGAGAACTTCCGACCGGGGACGCTCGAACGTTGGAACCTCGGTTACGACCGTCTTTCGGAGCTAAATCCGGGGCTCGTCATGTGCCGGCTCTCGGGGTTCGGGCAGACCGGGCCGTACGCCGAGCGCCCCGGGTTCGGCACGCTCGCTGAGGCGATGAGCGGGTTCGCCTACCTCAATGGCTACTCCGACCGGGAGCCGCTGTTGCCACCGACGGGGCTTGCCGACGGCATCGCCGCGCTGTTCTCGACGTTTGCGGTCATGTTCGCGCTCTACCACCGCGACGTCCACGGCGGCAGTGGCCAGTATATCGACACGAGTCTCACCGAGCCCATCTTCTCG
Above is a window of Halomarina ordinaria DNA encoding:
- a CDS encoding CaiB/BaiF CoA transferase family protein encodes the protein MDDESAGPLTGLTVVEAGTMISAGTAGRFLADFGATVIKVEHPETGDHLRQFGPQKEGTGLWWKYLGRNKQSVTLNLGIEDGQVVFEDLVSEADVLIENFRPGTLERWNLGYDRLSELNPGLVMCRLSGFGQTGPYAERPGFGTLAEAMSGFAYLNGYSDREPLLPPTGLADGIAALFSTFAVMFALYHRDVHGGSGQYIDTSLTEPIFSLLGPQPLRYDQLDTIEKRSGNRSTSSAPRNVYRTGDDRYVAISASAQPTAMRVFDAIDRPDLKDDERFVDNERRLENVDELDGLIQEWMDEHSREEVLAAFNDADATIAPIYNVEDIFHDEQYRARDAVVTVEDDDLGPARVQNAFPLFSETPGEVCHLGPGLGKHNEAVYGGVLGYDEETLASLAEEGAI